A window from Kluyveromyces lactis strain NRRL Y-1140 chromosome E complete sequence encodes these proteins:
- the SDH5 gene encoding succinate dehydrogenase assembly factor SDH5 (highly similar to uniprot|Q08230 Saccharomyces cerevisiae YOL071W EMI5 Non-essential protein of unknown function required for transcriptional induction of the early meiotic-specific transcription factor IME1 also required for sporulation) translates to MLRTVFNKPSVLKSGVNSITKQCRSLHANAYLLNKGNSNGAEGQDDDVTVRIRIPPIKRTGESLDKKRARLIYQSRKRGILETDLLLSRFAAKYLKEMTPEQLEEYDQLLNELDWDIYYWATENYSITPLPDRWKNSNILKQLQEFSKNKDREILSMPDLSKY, encoded by the coding sequence ATGCTAAGAACTGTCTTCAACAAACCATCAGTGTTGAAATCTGGAGTTAACTCGATTACAAAGCAATGCCGTTCTCTTCACGCAAATGCTTACTTGTTGAACAAGGGCAACAGCAACGGTGCTGAGGGCCAAGATGACGATGTCACGGTGAGAATCAGAATCCCACCTATCAAGAGAACCGGCGAGTCTCTAGACAAGAAGCGTGCTAGATTAATTTATCAGTCCAGAAAGAGAGGTATTCTGGAAACAGACTTACTTTTGTCACGTTTTGCTGCTAAGTATTTAAAGGAAATGACCCCAGAACAACTAGAAGAGTACGACCAGTTGTTGAACGAACTAGATTGGGATATCTACTACTGGGCCACAGAAAACTATTCCATTACACCTCTTCCTGACAGATGGAAGAACTCCAATATTCTAAAACAATTGCAAGAGTTCAGTAAGAACAAGGATCGTGAAATCCTAAGCATGCCTGATCTTTCCAAATACTGA
- the MRP10 gene encoding mitochondrial 37S ribosomal protein mS37 (similar to uniprot|O75012 Saccharomyces cerevisiae YDL045W-A MRP10 Mitochondrial ribosomal protein of the small subunit) yields the protein MSSKTPLYKLPPLPRLKVKKPIIQQEANRCLVLMSNLLQCWSSNGHMYGACETLAQDLKACTAENALGKNQKVQKSNINYHAARLYDRVGGKSHD from the coding sequence ATGTCCAGTAAGACTCCTCTTTATAAATTACCACCTCTTCCCAGACTTAAGGTGAAAAAGCCAATTATTCAACAAGAGGCTAACAGATGCTTGGTATTGATGTCCAATCTATTACAATGCTGGTCTTCTAACGGACACATGTACGGTGCATGTGAGACATTGGCCCAAGATTTGAAGGCATGTACCGCGGAAAATGCCTTAGGTAAGAACCAAAAAGTCCAGAAGAGTAATATCAACTATCATGCTGCTAGATTGTACGATAGAGTTGGTGGAAAATCTCATGATTAG
- the FAD1 gene encoding FMN adenylyltransferase (similar to uniprot|P38913 Saccharomyces cerevisiae YDL045C FAD1 Flavin adenine dinucleotide (FAD) synthetase performs the second step in synthesis of FAD from riboflavin), which produces MLQDVALNCYNIVQSYLSIDAESAVATTGDVIKQTQESIQLSRRYLLQDIFTRWDPFNGEISFSYNGGKDCQVLLIIYLGCLWEFFLMSIQGSQYDLQFHMFPLQQLPTVYIDQEDTFLTAQDFLQRSVERYHLSLYESAKDKQVDMPSAFKSFLSVHPETQAIVIGIRHTDPFGETLQPIQKTDPSWPQFYRLQPLLHWNLSQIWSFLLYSGEEVCGLYEMGFTSLGSVNNTLRNPYLRIPEPIGSMTKAETEHSDFQWEIENNYRGDSNMHCNEINENDLNTIKQHDSSEFHPGWYLTKDEWERAGRLARKV; this is translated from the coding sequence ATGTTGCAAGACGTTGCCCTGAACTGTTACAACATCGTTCAGTCGTATTTATCGATCGATGCCGAATCTGCCGTAGCCACAACCGGAGATGTAATAAAACAGACTCAAGAATCGATACAGCTGAGTAGACGGTACCTTCTGCAGGATATATTCACTAGATGGGATCCGTTCAATGGCGagatatcattttcatacAACGGTGGCAAGGATTGTCAAGTGTTGCTAATCATATATCTGGGATGTCTATGGGAATTTTTCCTCATGTCAATACAGGGATCACAGTACGATCTCCAGTTCCACATGTTCCCGTTGCAGCAACTACCCACTGTATACATTGATCAAGAGGATACCTTTCTTACGGCACAAGATTTCTTACAACGGAGCGTGGAGCGATATCACTTATCGTTATACGAATCAGCGAAGGATAAACAGGTCGATATGCCAAGTGCCTTCAAGTCGTTCTTATCGGTACATCCAGAGACTCAGGCAATAGTAATCGGCATTAGACACACAGATCCATTTGGGGAGACGTTGCAACCAATTCAAAAGACGGACCCCAGTTGGCCCCAGTTCTACAGGTTGCAACCGTTGCTACATTGGAATCTCTCACAGATATGGAGTTTCCTATTGTATTCGGGAGAAGAAGTATGCGGATTATATGAGATGGGATTCACTTCATTGGGCAGTGTAAACAACACATTGAGAAATCCATACCTACGGATACCAGAACCTATAGGCTCCATGACAAAGGCCGAGACTGAACATAGCGATTTCCAATgggaaattgaaaacaattaCAGAGGAGATTCTAACATGCATTGTAACGAAATTAACGAGAATGACCTTAATACCATCAAACAGCATGATTCATCTGAGTTCCATCCGGGATGGTATCTAACGAAAGACGAGTGGGAAAGAGCTGGCAGACTCGCCAGAAAAGTTTGA